A part of Streptomyces sp. NBC_00557 genomic DNA contains:
- a CDS encoding MFS transporter, which translates to MSTPARNPTLPGDPPGGRRAVTVWCTGVAVYFVAVIFRTSLGVAGLDAADRFHVNASALSTFSILQLLVYAGMQIPVGLLVDRLGTKKVLSIGAVLFTAGQLGFAFSPSYGTALASRALLGCGDAMTFISVLRLGTRWFPARRGPLVAQLAGLVGMAGNLVSTLVIARLLHGIGWTAAFAGSALAGVVVLVLTLLFLKDHPEGYEPEPVAHQGAAYVRRQIAAAWREPGTRLGLWVHFTTQFPAMVFLLLWGMPFLVQAQGLSRATAGDLLTLVVLSNMVIGLVYGQIVARHHAARLPLALGTVGATATLWAATLAYPGAHAPMWLLVVLCTVLGACGPASMIGFDFARPANPPERQGTASGITNMGGFVASMTTLFAIGVLLDATGDHYGVAFSAVFVLQALGVSQILRLRGRAARRERERLVASRVETVHVPAA; encoded by the coding sequence ATGAGCACCCCGGCACGGAACCCCACCCTCCCGGGTGATCCGCCGGGCGGCCGACGCGCCGTCACCGTGTGGTGCACGGGCGTCGCCGTCTACTTCGTCGCCGTCATCTTCCGTACGTCACTGGGGGTGGCGGGACTGGACGCGGCGGACCGCTTCCATGTGAACGCCTCCGCCCTGTCGACGTTCTCCATCCTCCAGCTGCTGGTCTACGCCGGCATGCAGATACCCGTCGGCCTGCTCGTCGACCGGCTCGGCACCAAGAAGGTGCTGAGCATCGGGGCGGTGCTGTTCACGGCCGGGCAGCTGGGCTTCGCCTTCTCCCCGTCCTACGGCACCGCGCTCGCCTCGCGTGCGCTGCTGGGCTGCGGCGACGCGATGACCTTCATCAGCGTGCTGCGGCTCGGCACCCGCTGGTTCCCGGCCCGGCGCGGACCGCTGGTCGCGCAGCTCGCGGGGCTCGTCGGCATGGCGGGCAACCTGGTCTCCACACTGGTCATCGCCCGGCTGCTGCACGGCATCGGCTGGACCGCGGCGTTCGCCGGCAGCGCGCTCGCGGGCGTCGTCGTCCTCGTGCTGACGCTGCTGTTCCTCAAGGACCACCCCGAGGGGTACGAGCCGGAGCCCGTCGCGCACCAGGGCGCGGCGTACGTGCGCCGGCAGATCGCGGCGGCCTGGCGGGAGCCGGGGACGCGGCTCGGGCTGTGGGTGCACTTCACCACGCAGTTCCCGGCCATGGTGTTCCTGCTGCTGTGGGGGATGCCGTTCCTGGTGCAGGCGCAGGGGCTCAGCCGGGCCACGGCCGGTGACCTGCTCACGCTGGTCGTGCTGTCCAACATGGTGATCGGTCTGGTCTACGGCCAGATCGTCGCCCGGCACCATGCGGCCCGGCTGCCGCTGGCGCTGGGGACGGTGGGAGCGACGGCGACGCTGTGGGCTGCGACGCTGGCGTATCCCGGGGCGCACGCGCCGATGTGGCTGCTGGTCGTGCTGTGCACGGTGCTGGGCGCGTGCGGGCCGGCCTCGATGATCGGGTTCGACTTCGCCCGGCCGGCGAATCCGCCGGAGCGGCAGGGGACGGCGTCGGGGATCACCAACATGGGTGGTTTCGTCGCCTCGATGACGACGCTGTTCGCGATCGGGGTGCTGCTGGACGCCACGGGGGACCACTACGGCGTCGCGTTCTCGGCGGTGTTCGTGCTGCAGGCGCTCGGGGTCTCGCAGATCCTGCGGCTGCGGGGGCGGGCGGCTCGGCGTGAGCGTGAGCGGCTGGTGGCGAGCCGGGTGGAGACGGTGCACGTGCCTGCGGCCTAG
- a CDS encoding GntR family transcriptional regulator, whose amino-acid sequence MKTAVQQPARRHDKPPPAADRVYAHVKQGVLDRRYEGGTLLTEGELAEAVGVSRTPVREALLRLEVEGLIRLYPKKGALVLPVSAQEIADVVETRQLVEEHAARKAVPAPPALLERLAELLEQQKAQAAAGDLAGAAVTDRCFHAEIVRSGGNEILSRLYDQLRDRQLRMGVAVMHSHPDRIAKTLAEHEEILRALSAGDAEAAVEVVHRHVTWFEHLARGEVR is encoded by the coding sequence ATGAAGACGGCCGTACAGCAGCCGGCCCGCCGGCACGACAAGCCCCCGCCCGCCGCCGACCGCGTGTACGCCCATGTCAAGCAGGGCGTGCTCGACCGTCGCTACGAGGGCGGCACCCTCCTCACGGAGGGCGAGCTGGCCGAGGCCGTCGGGGTCTCCCGCACGCCCGTGCGCGAGGCGCTGCTGCGGCTGGAGGTCGAGGGCCTGATCCGGCTGTATCCGAAGAAGGGCGCCCTGGTCCTGCCGGTCTCCGCGCAGGAGATCGCCGACGTGGTGGAGACCCGCCAGCTGGTCGAGGAGCACGCCGCGCGCAAGGCCGTACCCGCCCCGCCCGCGCTGCTCGAGCGGCTCGCCGAGCTGCTGGAGCAGCAGAAGGCGCAGGCCGCCGCCGGTGACCTGGCCGGGGCCGCGGTGACCGACCGCTGCTTCCACGCCGAGATCGTGCGCAGCGGCGGCAACGAGATCCTGTCCCGGCTCTACGACCAGCTGCGCGACCGGCAGCTGCGGATGGGAGTCGCCGTCATGCACTCCCACCCCGACCGGATCGCCAAGACGCTCGCCGAGCACGAGGAGATCCTGCGGGCGCTGAGCGCCGGGGACGCGGAGGCGGCCGTCGAGGTCGTGCACCGGCATGTGACCTGGTTCGAGCACCTCGCGCGGGGTGAGGTCCGATGA